The Marinilongibacter aquaticus genome has a window encoding:
- a CDS encoding SusC/RagA family TonB-linked outer membrane protein has protein sequence MMKRIHLKGFALLVLVFSSIQAIAQSTINGTVFDHNKEPLVGVSVAVKGTSIGSITDIDGKYAIAASAKDELVFSYIGYKGQTVIVGNQSVIDITLEEDSQALDEVVVVGYGVAKKKDLTGSVGTVDSKKLKDMPASRVDQMLQGRAAGVLVTSANGAPGARSTIRIRGGNSINANNEPLYVIDGFIVGTDFNLNNINTNDIESIEVLKDATAISIYGTRGANGVIMVTTKSGDAFKGSKPTVSLNMYTGIQKMARKIDYLNGYERADYGTEFAKNSNSADPFADKSEVADTDWQDLISQNGAISNLDLSVGGNTKDLNYYISSNYFNQQGIIKGTSLERYNLRTNLDFKLNKKLKAGIRMNGTFTKTDNDKVDLWNMRLALTSYPSYYPDGSFWDQNIVQGGALRNPLADIALSTNFTYGTNLLTTAYVEYSPWKNITFRSTIGPKINWTKQNQFDPGDLPVRAAAQQGGYARIDDSFEFDILQENTVTFDKDINAHNHLNLLAGFTWQKGHKETAYAQTQGLSINAISYDNLSIGDPLSYRIGSDLTNSRQLVSWLARANYTLMDKYIFTAVGRVDGASVYSGSNNAYAFFPSVAFAWRIIDEQFMKNQNLFSNLKLRMSYGSAGKESVDPYSTLAVLNNNVLVFNDTQTIGIQRGRPANPELKWETTDQLDIGLEFGFLNNRISGELDYYYKKTKDLLLARQIPKVTGFDTKLENIGSIQNQGLELMINTINIDKKDFSWRSTVTLSGNRSKILNLAGVDEIVIYSLEQGGPGAKLIPGKPVGVFTGVQYLGTYKSQEEIDADGDLGVRQVVGGPRFKDENGDGKINNDDHVIMGNPEPKIFGGINNSFRYKNFTLDVFLQGTLGNDIYHEYNQQGFFGLSEVNVYAEQRNRWTPDNPTSNVPRAGSVASLSDVVSNSAMLEDGSHLRLKTLKLEYNLPVKSDVVKSLSVYGVGSNVFLLSKFRGYDPESTRFGTNSTVRGVIRNQYPNSKTFTVGLKANF, from the coding sequence ATGATGAAACGGATACATTTGAAAGGTTTTGCCCTGCTTGTTTTGGTGTTCTCGAGCATTCAGGCCATTGCCCAATCCACTATTAATGGCACGGTTTTCGACCACAACAAAGAGCCCCTCGTGGGTGTCTCTGTGGCGGTGAAAGGAACCTCGATTGGTTCGATTACGGACATTGACGGAAAATACGCCATCGCCGCATCGGCGAAAGATGAACTCGTGTTCTCGTATATTGGCTACAAAGGCCAAACGGTAATTGTGGGGAATCAGTCGGTCATCGACATTACATTGGAAGAAGATTCCCAGGCCCTGGATGAAGTGGTTGTCGTGGGGTATGGCGTAGCCAAGAAAAAAGACCTTACCGGATCTGTGGGTACGGTCGATTCCAAAAAGTTGAAGGACATGCCCGCTTCGCGTGTCGATCAAATGTTGCAGGGCCGTGCGGCAGGTGTCTTGGTGACCTCGGCTAACGGTGCACCCGGTGCTCGATCCACAATACGTATACGGGGAGGAAACTCAATCAATGCAAACAATGAGCCTTTGTATGTAATCGATGGTTTCATTGTGGGTACAGATTTCAACCTGAACAATATCAACACCAACGACATCGAATCGATCGAGGTGCTTAAAGATGCCACGGCCATTTCGATCTACGGTACACGGGGAGCCAACGGGGTCATTATGGTGACCACAAAAAGTGGAGATGCTTTCAAAGGCAGCAAACCGACCGTTTCGTTGAACATGTATACGGGTATACAGAAAATGGCCCGAAAAATCGACTATCTGAACGGCTACGAACGTGCCGATTACGGTACAGAATTTGCAAAAAATTCGAACAGTGCCGACCCTTTCGCCGATAAAAGCGAAGTGGCCGATACCGATTGGCAAGACTTGATCTCGCAAAATGGAGCCATTTCGAACCTCGACCTTTCGGTGGGTGGAAATACGAAAGATTTGAATTACTACATCTCTTCCAACTATTTCAACCAGCAAGGTATTATCAAAGGCACCAGCCTCGAACGTTACAACCTCCGAACCAACTTGGATTTCAAGCTCAATAAAAAGTTGAAAGCCGGTATACGCATGAACGGTACATTCACCAAAACCGACAACGACAAAGTAGACCTTTGGAACATGCGTCTGGCCCTCACCAGTTATCCTTCGTATTACCCCGACGGCAGTTTCTGGGATCAGAACATTGTGCAGGGTGGAGCTCTTCGCAATCCCCTGGCCGATATTGCCCTCAGTACCAATTTCACCTACGGCACCAACCTCCTCACTACCGCTTATGTAGAGTACAGTCCGTGGAAAAACATTACGTTCAGATCGACTATCGGGCCAAAAATCAATTGGACAAAACAAAACCAATTCGATCCGGGCGACCTTCCAGTAAGAGCAGCCGCCCAGCAAGGTGGATACGCCAGAATAGACGACAGTTTCGAGTTTGACATCTTACAGGAAAACACCGTGACTTTCGACAAGGACATCAACGCCCACAATCACCTGAACCTACTGGCGGGTTTCACTTGGCAAAAAGGCCACAAAGAAACAGCCTATGCACAAACGCAAGGTTTGTCGATCAATGCCATCAGCTACGATAACCTGAGCATCGGTGATCCGCTAAGCTATCGAATCGGCTCAGATCTGACCAACTCCCGCCAATTGGTATCGTGGCTAGCCAGAGCCAATTACACCTTGATGGACAAATACATTTTCACAGCTGTAGGCCGTGTGGATGGTGCTTCGGTGTATTCGGGATCGAACAATGCCTATGCTTTCTTCCCCTCTGTGGCTTTCGCATGGCGTATTATCGACGAGCAGTTCATGAAAAACCAAAACCTGTTCTCCAATTTGAAACTGAGAATGAGCTACGGTAGTGCCGGAAAAGAGTCGGTAGATCCTTACAGTACATTGGCCGTATTGAACAACAATGTGTTGGTGTTCAACGATACCCAAACCATCGGTATCCAAAGAGGACGCCCGGCCAACCCAGAATTGAAATGGGAAACGACCGATCAATTGGATATCGGTTTGGAATTTGGTTTCCTGAACAACCGCATCAGTGGTGAACTGGACTATTATTACAAGAAAACCAAAGACTTGCTTTTGGCTCGCCAGATACCCAAAGTGACGGGGTTCGACACCAAACTCGAAAACATTGGATCGATTCAAAACCAAGGTCTGGAATTGATGATCAACACCATCAACATCGACAAAAAAGACTTCAGCTGGAGATCAACGGTCACTCTGTCGGGCAACCGTTCAAAAATCTTGAATTTGGCCGGAGTGGATGAAATCGTGATTTACAGCTTAGAACAAGGCGGGCCCGGAGCCAAATTGATTCCGGGAAAACCCGTGGGTGTATTCACCGGCGTACAGTACTTGGGCACATACAAATCGCAAGAAGAGATCGATGCCGACGGCGATTTGGGCGTCCGTCAGGTTGTAGGCGGGCCACGCTTCAAAGACGAAAACGGAGACGGGAAAATCAACAACGACGACCACGTGATTATGGGCAATCCCGAGCCGAAAATTTTCGGTGGGATAAACAACTCTTTCCGTTACAAAAACTTCACATTGGATGTATTCTTGCAAGGTACATTGGGCAACGACATTTACCATGAATACAATCAACAAGGATTCTTCGGACTGAGCGAGGTAAACGTATACGCCGAACAAAGAAACCGTTGGACGCCAGACAACCCTACATCCAACGTACCGCGTGCGGGTAGTGTAGCCAGTTTGTCGGATGTGGTGTCAAACTCCGCCATGTTGGAGGACGGCTCGCACCTGAGACTGAAAACATTGAAATTGGAGTACAACCTTCCGGTAAAATCAGATGTGGTAAAGAGCCTTTCGGTATACGGTGTGGGCAGCAATGTATTCCTGCTTTCGAAGTTCCGTGGATACGATCCCGAATCCACACGTTTCGGCACAAACTCTACGGTGCGTGGAGTAATTCGCAATCAATACCCCAATTCCAAAACCTTCACGGTTGGTTTGAAAGCCAATTTTTAA